In the Rhipicephalus microplus isolate Deutch F79 unplaced genomic scaffold, USDA_Rmic scaffold_34, whole genome shotgun sequence genome, agtgccagaggtagatgtgcaccgtggcaggaCAAGACATATTCtaagtgctcgtgcctgaaggctctctaaagtacgaaggcacgttgcccgcatgctggaaagcacaggtgagctgtaccttatatagcccacaaataatgccttgtataactgcagaagacttttctccgaagggccccatctcagtcctgctataacacgaaggacatacacaaaactgattagtttgtttcgcagcacagtcacatgctttgaccaggacaggttgcgatcaatgacgacccctaaatagcggtggtgcttaaccacgggaatcactgctccgtgagcgaagattgggtaccgcgacattgatttcttcgtaaatgccaatgcagcacattttgctattgaaagttccaggccttgacgacgtaagtacttagatgttattgatgtgccttgtagccttgctcgcagttgtggtcgcgttgctccagatgcccatatgcatatgtcgtccgcatatcggacaagacatatcgggccaaaatacgaaggtgtagacacgatatgcagcgcgtgtgcagaggaagaagaaactgccgaacacttgataatgttctgtaaagggcttcaccctattgttcagggtgatggcgcagagtttttcgaatcactggtgtttagggacagggaaggcaaaatagacgttaagcgggtagaattaactagaagtaggttatctgattggtggctaaagtcaacgcACGAGTGAAataaagtacgagtcctcaacctcaacaaagtacgagtcctcaacctcaacatttaaaagaaaaaaataaataaagtttttggttcattaggtattacggcttggttgcgctagccaccgcccgatctaagggtacagccatatccatccattcatccttccgggacggtgctggaatgtaatgtcgcgtcctggcctcaaacagtagagaactaccccaagtattatcgtatatcctttccttggcaattttctgcctaaaagttcgatagatctctagtgcggacttcttaatcatgccaattctccacatgtcagtctccatttccttcactttcttcttaactatgCATGGAGATGACGAAAGCGACCGCAGCGCTACCGAAAGATCTCgaaagcgaccgcagcgccaCAGCATCTTGATTGATTCTTGCTGCTTCTCTGGccgccgatgctgacacctctacttctagccaccatatctaatggtagcatatacagtaactctaatccAAGATGCGCAGGGGGGGAAACAGCGGTGACCAAAACGGGGCACGTCCCAAAACACAGACTGGCCCAGTGGtggctagaggtgtgcgccgacccAGTCAAAAATATTCAATGGGTCCAACTGGAAAATTTCCATTTAAAATCAATGGGTGTTGGACCAGTAGGATTTTCGCCACCCATTGAACATTATCCCGTTCGAATCAATGGGTAAACCCTTATATTCCAAAGGGGGATCCAAGTGGCTCACCACTTCAATGCAACTGGTTCAACAGGGGACCCCATTGGCTACCAGTTAAGTGTGGCTGGTGCTGAGCAATTGCCAGTTAGTTGCAATGGTGCGCACCATTTGAAATTGGTTGGTGACAAACTGGTAGCCCCTTTGGCCTCACATGGCCAGCCCATGAAAACGAAATGGTACGCTGGTGGTTGTCCAATTGGTGTGAATTGGCTAACCCGTTGAATCTAACTGGTGGTCAATTAAATATCCCGTTGATTTCAAATGGTCAACCCATTAAGACTAAATGGTACGCAGGTGGTTGTCCACCTGGTGTGAATTGGCTGACCTGTTGAAGCTAACTGGTGGTCAATTGGAAACCCCATTGACCTCAAATGGTCAACCCATTAATACTAAATGGTATGCAGGTGGTTGTCCACCTGGTGTGAATTGGCTGACCTGTTGAAGCTAACTGGTGGTCAATAGGAAACCCCATTGACCTAAAATGGTCAACCCATTTATACTAAATGGTATACTGGTGGTTGTCCACTTGGTGTGAATAGGCTGACCTGTTGAAGCCAACTGGTGGTGAATAGAAAACCCGTTGACCTGAAATGGTCAACCCATTGAAAATTAATGGTAGGCACGTGGTTGCCCGGCAGGTCTCAGTAGACTAACCCGTTGAAGCTAACTGGTAATCCTGTGGTTCCAGATGTTTGGCCCACTGATCGTAACTGGCATTCCAAACAGCCCCCAATTCATTCTAGTTGGTAAGCAAATTCAATGTGGCTGGTAACCACATGACTTCCCACATTGTTGCAAATGGTCAGCACTTTGATGGTAATTGAGACTCCAATGATTCCATATGTTTCAATAAAaggttgagttgggctagttgatacaTACTTGGATACATGCAGCGCGAACTTagacaaagaacacagacaagcgctcGTCTGCGTTGTGACTCTCTGGTCTTCGACCAAGCTGCACTGCATGTATCCAGATGATTGGCCCAGTGACAAAAGCTGGTGTTTAGCCAGTCACCATTCTACCTGGTAAGCCAATTTAATATGGCTGGCCATTAGTTTCTGGTAAGCACTTGGTTGACGCTAAATTGCTAACTGCATTTCAGCCAGCCAGTGGTTGGTATACAGAGAGAGCCAACTGAAGCTAAGTAGTAGTGTAGTAATTGCAGTCTCTTGGCTGACCTATAAACATGATTATCACATTTCTGCGGATGCAAGTAGAAAATGACAATCCTGTAGAAGGCTGGCTGTCATCACACTGCACTTCATTAATTGCAATTTCACAACACAGTGGAAACAGCACAGGCTGGATTACCTAGTGTGAATGTGACATTAATGCACACTCAAATGCATGCACATACAAGATAAAAACaatggtagagaaaaaaaaaatatgaaagaatGAAAATTTATTCACACATTCCATAATATTTACACTATTTAGAAAATGCACCAATGGTCCTCCTCTGTTAAACTTCCGCAACGCCCTGGTTGTCCTTCGCCCTGCAAATGTTTTGCAGAATTTATACATTTAGTCAGCCACACAATGGCTTACATTCTTCCAAGTCTAGATGTGATTTAACATAAAAACATTAACATAAAAATAGCTATGCATGTTGAAGGGGtacaacagctgtgccaattacgcgaatttgatacaattccccgcTTTTGCGCCGAGCTGCCAAAACCATAttgcgccacgctgcgccaaaatgccagaCGAGCCTCCAAATTTTCTCAGTCTCTTTCTGTACATGCATGTTGCAAGCAGATGAATATGGCCAAGTTTctcttaaaaaaaggggggggggggagtccttTGACACAAAGAACACACTTATCTTACCGCTTGGCAAGCTTCTCAATATCTGAAAGCTTCTCAACAATGAAGTGGTTCATCTGTTTGACTGCCAACGGCAGTACTCCTGCAGGCACGCCTTGATGCTCCAGACGTGCTCTGTAGCAGTCTGAAACAACAAAAATTATCAATAAATAGCCTTGAAGAAACCAGCTGCTTAAAGAACTAATAGCATCGATATTACTTTAAGAACACAAAAGTTCAAAATTGAACTTTTAGTCATATTTCTTGATGCAATGAAGTGTTATATGCTGAATGGCCTAGAATATGCCTTAGCAGCACAGGCTTGAACAATACAGAAAGCATTCTCCAGTTAGCAAAAGTGTTCCGTTCCAGCATTTATTAGAAAAAGGAAACTGCGAACTTAGCGTGCACATGCACAAAAATAATCTAAAAAAGTAACATTTCACAGCTCTCCACTCGCACCATGTAACTGTGTGGATTTATATAGTGCAGGAAGAAAGCAGAGAacactatttctttttttgtcattttttatgaaagagaTATAAGTTATGATGAAAAAAATGCTGGCAGTCTACACACTAGCTCTATtgttggcttttctttttttcgactaTCTTTTTGAACTACCAGTGCATTTAAGAGACTTAAGACTTTCACCTGCCTGCACTCCTGACTAAAACAAATGAATTTAATAGTAAGTAAGAGGCAAGGTGTTGGGTCACATTTTTACAACTACATAGTTTATGTAAAATTGTGTTCATAACTGAAGTCAAAGCAGACAGTAAAGTTTGTAGTGGCTTCAAAATAGACTCAATTGCAACCGAGCTTTGCTGTGATTTCATGTACTAAGAATAAGATTGGTTCAATATGCATTCCAAGAGACTGTCTGCACACTTACCACGCATTACGTCCAACTTCCACGGTGTTAGGGGAGCCTTGCGTGGACGGTTAGGGTACCGTGGACAATGTTTTCCTGCATAACAGATATCCACAACAACGAATTCCCCCGTTACCAACTGACACACACTATGCTTTTGTATTATAACCAACCATGCAGGGAGCGCTCCTTAAGGTTGTCTTTCGACCAGATGGTGACTAGCAGGTCCTTGACAAATAAGGAATCCTTATGATGGGACTGCACATGTTCCCATGCACCTTTCTTGACCATAAGCCCTCGTCCAATGTCCACCTGCACGGAACATATGCATTCTGAAGGCATCCATGTGCAGTGCAACCTGTATTGCATATCATAAACAACAAAGGTCTATTCATTTCACCAGCACTTTGTCAGCCAGTTTTGTGGTGCTGCACTCTAGCATTCTTTCTATGAACTGCACATGGTGGTGTCAGCACCACAGTATTCATTGAGAGAAAGTGCAGCCTTTGTGCAAGACCAGTTTACAAAGTGCCTGCACCTTCTCAGTGAGGTTGTGCTGAATCCGCGCAGCACGAGATGGCTAAAACAGCAGCAGACAAGGCCAAGTGTATTCCTTAATATTTCTGTCCAACAAGTACGTTAGTGAAGTTGTTTTAGTAAGTTGTGTTGCTGACAACgaaattcattttttttggtTGTTCATAAGTTCTGCTTAAAATTTACACATATCTATAATGATCACTGAACTCTTTTTGGAATGTCTTGCTCAGCTGTGCAGAGACAAACTTCTATGACAAGTAATCTATAATGCTCAATCTTGCTTTATATTATTTTAACATGCTTTCAAAAGAACAGTTGTTTGTAATTTGGACAGCTGCACATTATTGACATTCCAGATAGAATACCATTGTTTCACTGTCATTCGGTTGCGGATTGGATGAACCTGGGCGAAGGGCTCGCTCTGTCAAGGTGTCTTGTAGATCCTCAGACACGGAGGGGCTCGACTGGCTGCCATCCATGATCCTTTTCATAATTCTGCAGCCTGCATTTATACATGAGGTGCCGTGCTGTTTGCATTGCCCAGAGAGGAAAAAGAGCTGACAAAATATTTTCATTAAATTTCATCAAACAGCTGTAAACAATAGCCATTTGCAGTCTAAACTCGAAATATCTTCACTTAAAGACTGCCGAACGTTTTATGGTAACAAGCTGTACACACTGCTAAATGTCAGAAGAATGGCATTAATGCTTTCACAGCACAAAATCAGTACAATGAAGACATTTTCTGCTTCATACCTTTCATGTCTTCCAGTGCAGAAATAACCTTGTCCTGAAGCTCCATGTTCAGTCTTCTGAGTTGAGCCATCTCCctgtctttttcttcattttgttttcgCAGTTGGCGAATGATGGTAGATTTTTTCTCTACCTGCTCTTCAAGGTTATCAATGGTTTCATGAGCCCCCTGAAGGCGCCCACTGTCCATTGCTTCTTTGTGGTGCTTTTTAGAATGTGGCCCATCTTGATTTTTCGCCTGCCTCTtcatattttctttcttgctttttaaaaGCTGAAGCAGGCGTGCCTCTGCACcacttgttgttttgtttttcgttttttctttgatAGGGCTCTGGGCGAAAATAGAAAATAACTTGTTACACACTGTTTACACAAGTGTTGACAGGACCTTTTGTAGGAGGTTTAGATAATAATTTACCTCCGCTTCATTCTCGTAGTCCGAAGACGCCGGCGAATAAACCCTCTTCGGAATACGCGTTCTCTCTCTGGCCTCTGTCTCCGCGAAGTCCTCCGATTCTGGAAAACGTGAGGGCGGATTGCAACATTAACATTTACTGAGTTAGTGTCACATCATCCTCTGACGCGTGCACATTTCACGATCTCTAGCATGCACTTTTATtagttttattgcattgtaaattAACCATCGAACCTCGTGTGAATGCTTAAGTACCGTTGTAACACAACGTCATATGCCGCGAGCGAAATAGTAGCGTATAGACCTTGTCATTAGGTATAAAAGCTGCAGTGCCACAAACAAAGGCGCGTCCTACCGCAAAAGGGCCTTATATACTCCAGGCTGATATACCCGACGCTGTTGGTATCTCTCTGCGGCCAGGTAAATACCAGCGTCATCTCCGTAGAGTTTTCAGGTATATGCATAAATTAATAATGACACCATACTTATTTGCGATTGCACGCGGTAAATTAAC is a window encoding:
- the LOC119176369 gene encoding uncharacterized protein LOC119176369: MITHVRVRYEDDKKIGTVPIEDVKDFFPRHQQDFKSKSLYLVKWTDDSGDSDYYRARILALGESEDFAETEARERTRIPKRVYSPASSDYENEAESPIKEKTKNKTTSGAEARLLQLLKSKKENMKRQAKNQDGPHSKKHHKEAMDSGRLQGAHETIDNLEEQVEKKSTIIRQLRKQNEEKDREMAQLRRLNMELQDKVISALEDMKGCRIMKRIMDGSQSSPSVSEDLQDTLTERALRPGSSNPQPNDSETMVDIGRGLMVKKGAWEHVQSHHKDSLFVKDLLVTIWSKDNLKERSLHGKHCPRYPNRPRKAPLTPWKLDVMRDCYRARLEHQGVPAGVLPLAVKQMNHFIVEKLSDIEKLAKRAKDNQGVAEV